In Thermobaculum terrenum ATCC BAA-798, the DNA window CGGAAGAATAAGGATAGCCTACATAAGACCTAATTAGGGAAGACGTATTATTGCGAACCTTCGCCATAACAGATTGGAGATTCCCCTTATCTCTACTTACTACCTTGATGGACTTAGCAAATATCACCCCATGAGCACCTTTGCTCAAGGAGTATCTGAAAAGGAAACCATCCAGCTGATAGAAAGGCACTGAGCTGCCACTGATGTACAAGTGATCTCCCGGGGTCAGGTTTGTAATACTCCCCACTAACAGCCAGGTACCACTATGAGGGCTACTTAAGCTCACAAGTGCAGAATTAGAAACTTTATCCAATACCTTTCCACTGTACTCGGAGAATGGAGTATCATTGTTTGCCCAGTCAGCTCTAGAATAGTAGATCTCAGATCTTAGAACGCCTAACAGGGATGCAAGCATGGTTACTGCCAGGCAAAAATAAACTTTATTCCTAGTACGCCAAACAAAGGCCATAAGCATAGCTAAACATAGAGATATAGGTAGATAGTCCAGTTTGAAGAAGGTACCGAATACAAGACCTAATAACCACGCAAAGACGAAGACGTATATCACCTGAATACGACCATGCTCTTAATGTTCTCCAGTGTCGAAGGGCCTATACCCGGCACGTCGAGAAGATCTTCAAGGCTATTGAATGGTCCATGCTTTTGCCTAAACTCTATGATCGCAGCTGCCTTACTTGGGCCAATGCCTGGTAGCTCTTCCAGCTGTTCCTTAGTAGCTGTATTGATATTTATAGGTGCTACTTGTGGTTCTTGGGCAGCAGAACCACTGGAATGAGTTGGATTAAGTGCTGACTGTCCATTATTACTACCCAACTTGGAACCAGGAGCCTTGAAAGGTACTATAACCTGCATCTCGTCACGTAGTATCTGAGCTAAATTTACGCTCATAGTATCGGCTCTCGTTGTAAAACCACCTGCCATCTTCACTACGTCCACAACTCTGCTTCTAGCGGGCAAGGTGTAGACTCCAGGTTTACTTACAGCTCCTAGTATGTGCACCGTCACAGTAGATGGAGTAGGGGGCAAAGTTGGTTGGGTAATCACGTTAGCAACTTTCTCCGGTTTGGGCTTTGCCAACATGACGAGCAGCACCATAGAAACCGAGATTATAAGAACAGATATATGGTCGGTAATCCGCGAGAATCTATTAGATTGATCGGACAAGAACCAACCTCATATAAGTTGTTTTGAATAGACCCCTTATGAGTACATAAAGACAGTATGGATATCTGCCAACGAGGGGAACAGCACCTAACGGCTAATTATATTCCTACCATGCTAAAGATGGTATTCAAATTTCCAATAAAAGTAATATTAAGATCCTACCCCGCCTGTACTATAAGATTTGATTTACTCTATTTCCAAGGATTATGATGCTGAAGAGCGATTGCAATTGCAATCGCGTGCATAGACACATCATCTCTATGCTATAATCAGCAGTATATTTCGGAAATTACCGAAATATGATCTATTGGAGAAGTAGGACATGGAATACGTAATAGAAACAAACAATCTAACCAAGATCTACAACAACAAGATCAAGGCTGTCGAGAACCTCAACTTGAGGGTAAGAGCGGGTGAAATATATGGATTCTTAGGTCCTAACGGTGCCGGCAAGACAACTACCCTAAAGATGTTATTGGGACTCATCAAACCTACATCAGGTAGTGCCCGCATATTAGGAAAGGTACCGGGAACACCTGATTCCTTATCCTTACTAGGTTCACTAGTGGAATCGCCGGCTTTCTATCCATATCTATCAGGACGGGACAACCTTCGCGTTATCGCAGACTATAGTGGCGCTCCTAGATCACGAATTGATGAAGTCCTAGACATAGTAGGGCTGAAGGATAGAGCTAATGACAAATTTAAGGGCTACTCCCTAGGAATGAAGCAGCGATTAGGTGTAGCCGCTACGTTGCTCAAGGATCCGCAAATCCTTATACTCGACGAGCCTACGAATGGCCTTGATCCCAAAGGTATGGCAGAGATGAGGGAGCTAATACGCAACCTGGGTCAAGGTAACCGCACCGTACTGCTATCAAGCCACCTATTGAATGAGGTGGAACAGATATGTGACAGAGTAGGTGTTATCCAGCAAGGACGGCTTATAGCCGAGGGAACCATTTCTGAACTAAAGGGCTCTGGAGCTCTGCTCGTCCGAGCCACCCCATCCGATTTGGCCCTTAGTATGCTAAGGAGCTTGGACTACGTAGAAAAGATAGAAGAGAGAGATGGCGCATTACTCATCTCTACCGACCCCAGCATGGCAGCCGAAATCAATAGGCTTCTTGTACAGTCGGGAGTGGCAGTAAGCGAGCTGCATCCCACTAGTCAAAGCCTTGAAGAAGTCTTCCTGAACCTAACGGAAGTTAACGAAGAACAGGTAGTTTAGGAGAAATGCAAAATGATAGGGTCATTTAGAGCAGAGCTCATTAAGCTTTATAAGAGACCGGCTATATGGATACTGGCTCTTGTAACAGTAGTAAGCACACTTTTCTGGCTGTTAATTTACTGGATAATAAAGATTACCCCTCAGGAAGCACAAACCACCCAGAGCGATGCGACTTTTACCCAATTGGTTTCTCCTGGGAATACGCTTGGGTTAGCTCTGACCTCCATCTCTGGCTTTGGGGGAGCGATCGCCCTCATCTTGGGAGCAATGACGGTAGGTGGCGAATACGGATGGAATACCTGGAAGACTGTGTTAACGCAGAAACCCACAAGATCACAAGTCTTCCTTGGTAAGCTGCTAGGTGCAGCATCAGTCGTAGCCGTATATACACTCATCTCTATAGCTACTGCTTACCTGGACACATTCATCGTAATGCAGATAGAGGGAATCAAAGCCGACTGGCCATCTATAGCTGAGCTTATAAGAGCAATAGGGGCAGGATTGCTAATCATGGGAGCCTGGACATCAATAGGCATTTTCCTTGCAACCCTCTTCAGAGGAACAGCCCTGGCCGTAGGACTTGGACTAATCTACTCACTTGCACTCGAGACAATAATGCAGCTTGTAGCTCAATCAGTTTCACAGGTAAGGGAATTCGTCAAGATACTTATCGGTATCAACGCCAGCCAAGTCAGCTCAACATTTGGGCAACAGCTTGGAGATAATTCAGTCCCAGGATCTGTACTTTCTGTTAGCACAGATAGAGCTGTTATCACACTTATCTTATATGTGGTGATACTGGGCGGTCTTTCTGTGATACTATTCCGCCGACAGGAGCAAACTTAGACTTCTGTAAGGAGCGGAAAAGTGGCAGATATAGTTGTCGTAGGAGCTGGCACGATGGGGCGAGGTATCGCCCAAGTTTTTGCTCAAGCAGGAGACAAAGTATATCTAGTAGAGGTGGACCCGAGGCAACTATCACTTGGATTAGAGACGATCTCGGAGAATCTAGAAAAATCGGTACAAAAGGGTAGGATAACTCCGGAGCAAAAGCAAAGCGTGCTCTCCAATATAGTTGCCTTACCAGACATCCGACAAGTACCTTCAGCTGATCTGCTAATTGAAGCTATCTACGAGAACGTAGAGGCCAAGCTTGAGCTTTTTAGCTTAGCTGACGAACTTTTCCCATCCGATACCATATTTGCATCAAACACCTCTTCAATATCGATAACGCGACTGGCAGCTTCTACCAGTAGAGAAGACAGATTTATAGGCATGCATTTTTTTAATCCAGTGCCTGTAATGAAGTTGGTAGAAGTAGTAAGAGGACTAAAGACCAGCGATGAAACGTGCCAAAAGATCATAGATGAAGCACGTAGACTAGGGAAGGAACCAGTAGTAGTGAGGGACTTTCCAGGCTTCGTGTCAAATAGAGTGTTGATGCCTATGATCAACGAAGCTATATTTGCCCTTTATGAAGGAGTGGCTTCGAGAGATGATATAGATAAGGTCATGAAGCTTGGGATGAACCACCCCATGGGTCCGCTAGAGCTAGCAGACTTCATAGGGTTAGATGTTTGCCTCTATATACTTGATGTCCTCTATGAAGGGTTCAGAGACCCCAAATACAGGCCTTGTCCACTGCTCAGACAGATGGTTGCTGCTGGTAAGCTTGGTAGAAAAACAGGTAGTGGCTTCTATGACTATCTGTAGATAGAGATCACCATTCCCTAAGTCTGGACTTATTCCCCTTTTAGGTGTAAATAACCCTATGTAAAGTGCTCTCTAGTGAGCAGAAAGGGGATGAGGGGACATGAAGGTGGAAGATGGTAGCACTTACCCAGTAGATGACTTGCAGCATCAAGCGGACTTAGAGGAAGCATATAAGCACTGGCTTGAGAAAACCCTCCCGGAGTCAATTAGAAGAATACCTGAGCGCAAAGAACACTTTACATCCCTTTCAGGTATCCCAATCAAGACCATTTACACACCTTTAGACACCAAAGATATCCCTTATAACCAGGCATTAGGGCTGCCGGGTGAGTTCCCTTACACGCGTGGTATACATCCCACAATGTACAGGTCCAAGCTCTGGACTATGAGAATGTTTGCAGGCTATGGTACAGCCGAGGAGACTAATCGCAGATTCCACTATCTGCTAAGGAATGGGCAGACAGGACTATCTATAGCGTTCGATTTACCTACTCTGTACGGCTATGATACCGATCATCCGCTGGCTGAAGGGGAATTTGGGAAATGTGGAGTAGCTGTATCATCCAGGCGTGATATGGAGATTCTCCTACAAGGATTGCCCCTGGATAAAGTAAGTGTCTCCATGACTATCAATGGGCCGGCAGCTATAATCTGGGCCATGTTTATAGCCGCTGCAGAACGCTTTGGTTACCACAGATCTCAGCTAAGAGGGACTTTGCAAAACGATATACTCAAGGAGTACATAGCTCAAAAAGAGTTCATTTTCCCTCCAGAGCCTTCGATGCGACTTGTTACAGACACTATAGAATTTGGCATGAAAGAGATGCCCCAATGGAACACAATCAGCATCAGTGGCTACCACATAAGGGAAGCAGGCTCTACTGCGATCCAAGAACTAGCATTCACTCTAAGCGATGGCTTCACCTATGTAGAACATGCTCTGGCAAGAGGGCTGAAGATTGATGATTTTGCCCCGAGACTATCCTTTTTCTTCAACTCACATAATGATCTATTCGAGGAAATAGCGAAGTTCAGATCTGCCCGTAGGATATGGGCTTATGAACTTAGGGATAGATACGGTGCCAAAGATCCTAGGTCTTGGAGGTTGAGATTTCATGCCCAGACGGCAGGATGCTCTCTTACAGCCCAGCAACCCGAAAACAACATAGTACGTACCACGCTACAAGCCCTCGCAGCGGTACTGGGCGGAGCACAGAGCATACACACCAATTCCCTAGATGAAGCCCTCACGCTACCATCCGAACTAGCTGCAAAGATAGCCTTGAGAACCCAACAGATCATCGCGGAAGAGAGCGGCGTGACCAACACTGTAGATCCCCTTGGAGGTAGCTATTTCTTGGAAACGCTTACTAATGAGATCGAATCCTCAGCACGAGAGTACATACAGAAGATAAGAGACATGGGAGGAATGATCGAGGCTATAAAGGTAGGGTTCCCGCAGCGAGAAATAGCCGAGAGCGCTTATCGTTATAACCAGGAATTGGAATCTGGAGAACGAAGGATAGTAGGGGTAAACGCGTACCAGGATGATGACTACAGCTGGCAACCACCTATCCTGGAAATAGACCCCAGGGGGGAGCAACTACAAAGAGAAAGGCTGAAGGAGATCAGGAGTAGCAGAGACAAGAAGGCGTGGCAAGAATCGCTCGATAGACTAAGGAAAGCAGCTAAGACGGGCGAAAATCTAATGCCTCCATTGATCGATGCAGCTAATGCAGATGCTACTCTAGGGGAGATAACTGATGTGCTTAGGGATGTGTTCGGGACTTACAGCGAACAGGTAATAATATGAGATCGTCTGTCAAAGGGACGAGCTTTACAAAAAAGAAAACAATCTCTATAACTAGAGATTGTAGAGCTAAGGACCAAGTTTTCTGAGCTACTACAAATCAGGCAAAAGTTAAGATAAAGGGTGGAGGAGTAAAAAGATTGAGCGAAGCAGCAACTTCCTTTGCCTATCAGGAATTACCGTCACAGGAACATCGTATTAGGGTACTTGTGGCCAAGCCTGGACTTGACGGTCATGATAGAGGGGCGAAGGTCATAGCTCGAGCCCTAAGAGATGCAGGTATGGAAGTGATCTACACCGGACTAAGGCAGACCCCTGAAATGATAGTTGAAGCTGCTATCCAGGAAGATGTAGATGTTATCGGACTTTCTATACTATCGGGTGCGCACATGACCCTGTTTCCTCGTATCATGGAACTACTGAAAGAAAACGGCTTAGAAGATGTATTAGTAGTTGCAGGTGGAATAATTCCAGCCGAAGACGTACCTAAACTTCGCGAAATGGGCATAAAGGGAATCTTCGGCCCAGGTAGTAGTTTGAGGGAGATAGTTGAATTCATCAGAGCAAACGTCAACACGAACCGTAGACACATCGCTAGCTGATCGAGTGCTCAAAGGCGACAGACTTGCAGTAGCTCGTCTGATCTCCATGATCGAGGATGATGCTCCTCAGGCCAGAGCTATCCTTAGCGCTATATATCCCCATACAGGTAGGGCGCATATCGTTGGTATAACTGGGCCTGCGGGCTCTGGGAAGAGCACCATTACTCAGGAGCTGATAAGAGAGTACAGAAAGCGAGGGCTCACCGTAGGAGTAGTAGCTATTGACCCATCCAGCTCTATAACCGGCGGAGCTATCCTGGGAGATCGAATCCGAATGCTGAGGATGCAGTCCGACCCTGGAGTATTCATAAGATCCATGGCTACAAGAGGCAATCTAGGTGGACTAACCAAATCCACCAGGGATGTTGTGCGCGTCTTGGATGCCTCTGGCAAGGATGTCGTCATTATAGAAACTGTAGGGGTCGGACAGGACGAAGTGGACATCGCCAAGACGGCACAGACGATAGTCCTCGTGAACATGCCCGGAATGGGGGACGATGTCCAAACAATCAAGGCAGGTATCCTGGAGATAGCGGACATACTAGTAATAAATAAAGCAGATATGCCAGGGGTAGAGGAGCTGGCAAATAACTTAAGGCAGATGCTTTCGCTATCAAAGCCATCACCCGGGGGATGGAAGGTACCCATCAAGAAAACGATAGCGACGACTGGAGAAGGTATATCTGAGTTAGTTGATGAGATTCAGAAGCATAAGGAGTACCTATACAACAGCGGTGAGATAGCGAACAGAGCCAAGTCTTCGATAGAATCCGAGATGATTTTACTGCTTCAGGAAGCAGTTAGAAACTATGGACTGATAGCTCTCCAATATCCTGAAGTAAGAGACCTAATAGCTAAGGTGGTAAATAGGGAACTTGAGCCTAGGGCAGCAGCGTCTACGCTTTTGAACTTTATATGCTCAAAACTTAGCTCCAGATCTTGATGATACCAAGTGACAGTTGGCTATCCCAGTAGCTACAGCAGATATGCGGATACTCACAGGGGTGTAGGATACAGAAGGGCGATCATCCTTTGCCTCTTCATCTTGGCGTTCCTGGTAATCTGTCTGATGCAGTTTAATATACCTTATGACTTTATTGAGCCTTGGGCCGGCCGTGATAGATTACCATACTACTCTATAGAGATCTCACGTATCTACCGAAGTAGCCTGCCCATACCTCCAATCGACTTTGGCTCTATGTGGGAGTTCTGGCCATTATTTGAGAGCCTGCATATAGCCCTATGGTCTTTATATGTTCTATCTCTGATTTTTGTAGCAAGCAGAATAAACAGAATCTGGCTCTGGATTTCGATAGTATTACTGGTACTTGCTGCCACCATTACGCCACCGCTATTCTCTACCGATGTCTTTTACTACGGTATAAGTGGGGAATCACTTGCACTACATGGACTTAACCCATATTTGACGGTCCCAGCAGATCTACCTAACAGCCCATTACTGCCCTTCAACTATTGGATAGATCTGAAGGCCGTATATGGACCTCTATGGACTAGTCTGTCGGCGTTAGTAATTCTCATCACTGGCAACTCACCATTCTCAGCAAGTATGGGATTTAAGCTTTTAGGAGGGCTTTCAGTCCTAGCCATCGCATACCTTATTTGGCAGCTTCTCAGAAACAGCGAGAGCAGAATATTTGCGACAGCCTTGTTTGCATGGAATCCATTGGTCCTGTTTGAGGGTCCTGCTAATGCTCACTTAGATGCATTTGTAGGATTGCTTGTGGTCCTAGGTTTGTTTGCAATCTATAAGCATAAAAGCTGCCTAACCGGGTGGATATTACTGGTGGCATCTTTTCTGACCAAATTCACAACTGCACCTCTATTGATGATCAATTTTGTATCGCAAATCAAGATGGAGATCTCCAGAAATAGGCTAAAGAGAATCTTCCTCCTTACAGGGGCATTCATCTTCTTGGTTGCAGTAACATATTTGCCATACTGGCAGGGGAAAGCCTTTCCAGCTTTCCTAGATAGACAGAGGCTATTCGTAACAGGATTCGTGCCTCTATTAGTCAGGGATCAGGTGCTTAGGTATACAGCCCCCTTCTATGATTTTGATAAGGCCTACTATTTCAGCGCATTGGCTTCAGAGGTAGGCGTACTGTTACTTATATTGTGGGTATTGTTGCAGTCCTTTGTCATTTACAGGGACAGGAAAACATGTTTGGAGAAAGAAGCATTCGCCTGGGGAAGCACAATGTCCCTTCTTCCAATGCTGTTTCTTACAGCTTACCCTTGGTACCTCATTCCAGGATTTGCCTTGCTGGCTATATCCTGGAATGAAAAGTACCGAAAGTACATAGCTTTACTATACGCAGTAGGAAGCTTTTGGTGGCTGTGGTGGACTATACTAATGCCGATTTAGGAAGCTAGAGCTTCAACTAGCTCCTGGGCATGCACGTCCGGTTTGACGTTCTTGAATACTTTCTGTACTTTGCCTTCTTCATCTATTAGGAAAGTTGTGCGAAGAACACCTGTAAATTCTCGGCCATACATCTTTTTAGTGCCCCAGACACCGTACATCTCCGCCACCTTGTGGTCTGTATCTGCCAAGAGGGTAAACGGCAGATTGTACTTTTCCTTGAACTTCTTATGGCTCTCTACAGAGTCTGGGCTAACGCCAAGCACAACAGCACCTGAAGCTTCAAAGTTAGGGAAGCTATCTCTTATACCACAAGCTTCAGTTGTACAACCCGGAGTATCATCCTTAGGATAGAAATACAGTATAACCTTGCGCCCTCTAAACTGACTCAGACTAACTTGGTTACCATTCTCATCCGGCAACGTAAAGTCAGGTGCAACATTACCTTCACTTACCATTGCTAGAATTTGCCCTCCTTGCTTTAGAAACTTGTCTAGCTATCATTCCTGCGACGGCGCCTCCACCAATTCCGTTATCTATGTTGACCACTGATAGTCCAGGAGCACAGGTCTGAAGCATAGATAGTAGTGCCCCCCATCCCTGTCCACCAGCTCCATATCCGGTAGATGTGGGAATACCCACTACAGGAACATCTACCAGTCCCGAGACAACAGAGGGTAGAGCGCCATCCATACCAGCTACAACTATAATAACATCTACTCCTTGACCTAACATCTCACGCAAAGGAGGGAATAACCTATGTATACCTGCGACACCGACGTCTCTAGCCTCTATAATTTTGCATCCCATGTGTCGAACTACTAACTGAGCTTCCTCAGCTATAGGCCAATCAGACGAGCCAGCTGTGATTATCCCCACTGTAGCATCTAATACCGGCAGGGGAATATTGGGGTCTTCAACAGCTACTGACCAATTACCAATAACATGGTATCTAGGGTTGTATCGTGCAATTATCTCCCCTCTGATCTCAGGTGATGGCCTGCTGACTATGACTCTACCCGAATGGCTAAGAAGCTCCTCCATACTCCTAAATATCACCTCAAGATTCTTACCAGGAGCATATATAACCTCGGGCACGCCCTTACGCGATTGACGATGCAGATCAACTCGAGCAAGTTGACCTGCATGCTCATCACGATCGGTACTTAAACTAGCAATAAGATCAGCGAATGGATCCATATATCAGCCCGCTGCCTCCACAGCTTGTGATGTCTCTAAGACTAGTTTCTCTCGTCTTTTCTCAAGGTATCGATAAATAAGCGAGACAATTGTGAAAGAGACTACTGCATAAGCGATGCCTGCGAGAGTGTCTATAACGTAGTGATCTCCTATGTATACGATACTGAACCACAGGCCAAAGCAGTACAGGAGAGCTATAGGTGCAAATTTCCTCCAATGGAACAAACTAAATACGAACACCAGCGTGGGATAGGCAGCATGTAAAGAAGGCATAGCAGCTACATAATTGGGGTTACCGTGCTTGATCAGCATAGATAAGGACATACCACCAAAGTGAAGCTGACTCAGTACTATATCCCTAATCAGATAGATTTTCTGAGGAATAGTTCCCCAATAGGATGCCAACCAAGGAGGCACAGCTGGAAATAGCATGTAGGTCAAGAATCCCGCAAAAGAAAGGAACAATAGGGAATTGACAAACTTCCAATACAGGCCTCTTCTATTTACCCAAAGCATGAACGCATACAGAATGGGGAGCACAAAATGAAAGGCCCAGAAGGTAGTTGCCATTATATCGTACCAGTGGATCTTTCCAGGCACATAGAGATGCTCTTGCAGCACTACAGTGGGAATATGACCAAAACCTATAAACCTCTCAGCTCTTACAAGGCTTTCATTGTGCGCCTTGAATCCCACATTATCTGCATAACCAGCCAACATCTGCCAGGCCAGAAAGAGCACAACAAAGGGCACCCAGTCACGAAGGAAAGTACGCCCTCCGCCTATAATTATCCCACCTATGAGCATAAAGAGAAGCACAGTATCTAGTCTGAGAAACCCTCCAGCCTTGAAGGTAAAGGCCGAGACAACCAACATATATATAGTCATCGCTATTAGATAGCCCTTATTGGACAACCTACCTATGGGCTCACCAATTCTCCCACCTGAAGTTCGTTCAGACAAAACCAACCTCCTGTCTCTCTAGTTTTACCTAGTCTAGCTAGAGGCTAAAAATTAGGTTGACGTTAGCCAATCTAACAAAAACCTTCAACTGATTTTAATACTCTTATTGTACTTGTCTTGTTCCTAGAAGGGTAATCATAAAACTCCGGATTCTTGGCACGGCAACCACTGCGATAGCAGGACCTAGCAGAATTATGGACCTGAAATAGTAAAGCCAGGGAGCGGCCGGGAGAGGTGGATCGGGCCAACCCATCCAAAACAGAAATCCTCCAAGGGTCAATGCAATACCGAGGGATGACTCTAGATCCCTGTTATAGACCGCAATAACGGCGATTAGGAGCAAGAAATACCATGGCCATATCCAAGAAAGCGTCAGGCAATAACCAAACCAAAGCCAGATCCAAGACCA includes these proteins:
- a CDS encoding ABC transporter ATP-binding protein is translated as MEYVIETNNLTKIYNNKIKAVENLNLRVRAGEIYGFLGPNGAGKTTTLKMLLGLIKPTSGSARILGKVPGTPDSLSLLGSLVESPAFYPYLSGRDNLRVIADYSGAPRSRIDEVLDIVGLKDRANDKFKGYSLGMKQRLGVAATLLKDPQILILDEPTNGLDPKGMAEMRELIRNLGQGNRTVLLSSHLLNEVEQICDRVGVIQQGRLIAEGTISELKGSGALLVRATPSDLALSMLRSLDYVEKIEERDGALLISTDPSMAAEINRLLVQSGVAVSELHPTSQSLEEVFLNLTEVNEEQVV
- the larB gene encoding nickel pincer cofactor biosynthesis protein LarB → MDPFADLIASLSTDRDEHAGQLARVDLHRQSRKGVPEVIYAPGKNLEVIFRSMEELLSHSGRVIVSRPSPEIRGEIIARYNPRYHVIGNWSVAVEDPNIPLPVLDATVGIITAGSSDWPIAEEAQLVVRHMGCKIIEARDVGVAGIHRLFPPLREMLGQGVDVIIVVAGMDGALPSVVSGLVDVPVVGIPTSTGYGAGGQGWGALLSMLQTCAPGLSVVNIDNGIGGGAVAGMIARQVSKARRANSSNGK
- a CDS encoding cobalamin B12-binding domain-containing protein — protein: MSEAATSFAYQELPSQEHRIRVLVAKPGLDGHDRGAKVIARALRDAGMEVIYTGLRQTPEMIVEAAIQEDVDVIGLSILSGAHMTLFPRIMELLKENGLEDVLVVAGGIIPAEDVPKLREMGIKGIFGPGSSLREIVEFIRANVNTNRRHIAS
- the bcp gene encoding thioredoxin-dependent thiol peroxidase, with amino-acid sequence MVSEGNVAPDFTLPDENGNQVSLSQFRGRKVILYFYPKDDTPGCTTEACGIRDSFPNFEASGAVVLGVSPDSVESHKKFKEKYNLPFTLLADTDHKVAEMYGVWGTKKMYGREFTGVLRTTFLIDEEGKVQKVFKNVKPDVHAQELVEALAS
- a CDS encoding phosphatase PAP2 family protein, producing MSERTSGGRIGEPIGRLSNKGYLIAMTIYMLVVSAFTFKAGGFLRLDTVLLFMLIGGIIIGGGRTFLRDWVPFVVLFLAWQMLAGYADNVGFKAHNESLVRAERFIGFGHIPTVVLQEHLYVPGKIHWYDIMATTFWAFHFVLPILYAFMLWVNRRGLYWKFVNSLLFLSFAGFLTYMLFPAVPPWLASYWGTIPQKIYLIRDIVLSQLHFGGMSLSMLIKHGNPNYVAAMPSLHAAYPTLVFVFSLFHWRKFAPIALLYCFGLWFSIVYIGDHYVIDTLAGIAYAVVSFTIVSLIYRYLEKRREKLVLETSQAVEAAG
- the meaB gene encoding methylmalonyl Co-A mutase-associated GTPase MeaB; this translates as MNSSEQTSTRTVDTSLADRVLKGDRLAVARLISMIEDDAPQARAILSAIYPHTGRAHIVGITGPAGSGKSTITQELIREYRKRGLTVGVVAIDPSSSITGGAILGDRIRMLRMQSDPGVFIRSMATRGNLGGLTKSTRDVVRVLDASGKDVVIIETVGVGQDEVDIAKTAQTIVLVNMPGMGDDVQTIKAGILEIADILVINKADMPGVEELANNLRQMLSLSKPSPGGWKVPIKKTIATTGEGISELVDEIQKHKEYLYNSGEIANRAKSSIESEMILLLQEAVRNYGLIALQYPEVRDLIAKVVNRELEPRAAASTLLNFICSKLSSRS
- a CDS encoding helix-hairpin-helix domain-containing protein; the encoded protein is MSDQSNRFSRITDHISVLIISVSMVLLVMLAKPKPEKVANVITQPTLPPTPSTVTVHILGAVSKPGVYTLPARSRVVDVVKMAGGFTTRADTMSVNLAQILRDEMQVIVPFKAPGSKLGSNNGQSALNPTHSSGSAAQEPQVAPININTATKEQLEELPGIGPSKAAAIIEFRQKHGPFNSLEDLLDVPGIGPSTLENIKSMVVFR
- a CDS encoding acyl-CoA mutase large subunit family protein; the protein is MKVEDGSTYPVDDLQHQADLEEAYKHWLEKTLPESIRRIPERKEHFTSLSGIPIKTIYTPLDTKDIPYNQALGLPGEFPYTRGIHPTMYRSKLWTMRMFAGYGTAEETNRRFHYLLRNGQTGLSIAFDLPTLYGYDTDHPLAEGEFGKCGVAVSSRRDMEILLQGLPLDKVSVSMTINGPAAIIWAMFIAAAERFGYHRSQLRGTLQNDILKEYIAQKEFIFPPEPSMRLVTDTIEFGMKEMPQWNTISISGYHIREAGSTAIQELAFTLSDGFTYVEHALARGLKIDDFAPRLSFFFNSHNDLFEEIAKFRSARRIWAYELRDRYGAKDPRSWRLRFHAQTAGCSLTAQQPENNIVRTTLQALAAVLGGAQSIHTNSLDEALTLPSELAAKIALRTQQIIAEESGVTNTVDPLGGSYFLETLTNEIESSAREYIQKIRDMGGMIEAIKVGFPQREIAESAYRYNQELESGERRIVGVNAYQDDDYSWQPPILEIDPRGEQLQRERLKEIRSSRDKKAWQESLDRLRKAAKTGENLMPPLIDAANADATLGEITDVLRDVFGTYSEQVII
- a CDS encoding 3-hydroxyacyl-CoA dehydrogenase family protein yields the protein MADIVVVGAGTMGRGIAQVFAQAGDKVYLVEVDPRQLSLGLETISENLEKSVQKGRITPEQKQSVLSNIVALPDIRQVPSADLLIEAIYENVEAKLELFSLADELFPSDTIFASNTSSISITRLAASTSREDRFIGMHFFNPVPVMKLVEVVRGLKTSDETCQKIIDEARRLGKEPVVVRDFPGFVSNRVLMPMINEAIFALYEGVASRDDIDKVMKLGMNHPMGPLELADFIGLDVCLYILDVLYEGFRDPKYRPCPLLRQMVAAGKLGRKTGSGFYDYL
- a CDS encoding ABC transporter permease, with protein sequence MIGSFRAELIKLYKRPAIWILALVTVVSTLFWLLIYWIIKITPQEAQTTQSDATFTQLVSPGNTLGLALTSISGFGGAIALILGAMTVGGEYGWNTWKTVLTQKPTRSQVFLGKLLGAASVVAVYTLISIATAYLDTFIVMQIEGIKADWPSIAELIRAIGAGLLIMGAWTSIGIFLATLFRGTALAVGLGLIYSLALETIMQLVAQSVSQVREFVKILIGINASQVSSTFGQQLGDNSVPGSVLSVSTDRAVITLILYVVILGGLSVILFRRQEQT